The window caacaacagcagcagcagcagcagcaacaacagcagcagcaacatcaCAGCCAGCAGCACAGCCAGCAGCAGCACCCAGCACAGGCTCAGCAGCCATCCCTGCAGGTGGGGAGCGAAGGAGGACACAAATGTGGAGCCTGTGGACATGACATTTCCCACCTGGCCAACCCCCATGAGCACCAGTGCATGGTGAGTCAAGATCGCTCGTTCCAGTGCACACAGTGCCTGAAGATTTTCCACCAGGCCACAGATCTATTGGAGCACCAGTGTGTGCAGGTGGAGCAGAAGCCCTTTGTGTGTGGAGTCTGTAAGATGGGCTTTTCACTGCTCACATCGCTGGCGCAGCACCACAATGCCCACAACAGCACCAACCCCATGAAGTGCTCCATCTGTGAGAAGACCTACCGACCTGGTTCCTCTGGCAATGCCACTCCCACCTCGTCCACCACAAACCAGGGCCAGCCATCCAACGATGGTGCTTCAGCCAGCAGCAGCGCTGCCGTGGGCTCCTCAGGCCAGCCCACCTTCGAGTCTTCTGCCCCCTACAGGCCCTACAAGTGCTCTGTGTGCTCCAAAGGCTTCAGACACCTGTCCGAACTCACCCGTCACGAGCGAGTACACACAGGCGAAAAGCCCTTCAAATGCGAGACATGCGACAAAAGCTTCAGCCAGTCATCGCACCTGGCACACCACCAGCGCACGCACAGCTCAGAAAGGCCATTTAAATGTGCCGTGTGTGAGAAAAGCTTCAAACACCGGTCCCATCTGGTGCGCCACATGTATGCCCACTCAGGTGAGCACCTATTCAAGTGCAACATGTGTGAACTGCACTTCAAGGAGTCGTCGGAGCTGCTGCACCACCAGTGCCAACCACAGGGCGCAAGGCCGTTCCGCTGTGCCACCTGCGGCAAGGGCTTCAAGCGTCCGTCTGACCTGCGGCAGCATGAGCGCACCCATTCGGAGGAGCGGCCCTACCACTGCGATGACTGTCAGATGAGTTTCAAGCAGCAGTATGCTCTGGTGCGCCATCGgcgcacacacacagcctccgcCGACCGTCCCTTCAAATGCAACCTCTGTGATAAGGGCTTCCTGCAGCCGTCCCACCTGCTCTACCACCAGCATGTGCACGGCATGGACAACCTCTTCAAGTGCGCCTCATGCGGCAAGGGTTTCAGCCAGTCTGGGGAGCTACTGCGTCACAAGTGTGGTGAACCCTCCACCACCCCTACCAATCCAGACAAGCCGTACAAGTGTGACGTGTGTGGCAAGGCCTACAAAAAAGCCACAACACTGCAGCGTCACCAGACCACCCACTGCAATGAGAAGCCTCTCAAGTGCTCCCTGTGCGATCGCCGCTTCCTGTCCTCTTCGGAATTCGTGCAGCACCGCTGCGACCCGTCCCGTGAGAAGCCCCTGAAGTGCCCTGACTGCGAAAAGCGGTTCAAATACTCGTCAGAAATGAACCGGCACCGCCGTGTTCACACCGGAGAAAAGCCGTACAAGTGTGCCAGCTGTGATAAATGCTTCAAGCAGAGGGAACACCTGGCCAAGCACCAGAGCGTTCACTCCAGGGATGCACAGTTTAAATGTGTATGGTGTGGAGAGCGCTTCGCCGACCTGGGCGCTCTCCAGGAgcacacagtccagcacacagcTGAAGGAGGGGGGTACCCTGTACCCTCTCTTATCCAGTAAACTCCTTTACACTCCAATCTTGTCCACTCCGCTTTTTCCCTTTCTCCACTGCCAAATTCTACAAAAGCAAACATAAGCCCTACAGTTAATTATGTTGTCATATAGGTTTTAGAATATGTATTTACCTGGTTTCTTctaagaaatgaaaagaaaaggatAAAGGCAAGTTGTCCGATAACCTTATGAGTTTCATATATCCATACCAGATAAATAACTACTTGTAACAAGAGGTATTTAAACACAAAGTGGATTGAGATGAGGTCTGATTTCTTATAGATGCATTTTTTGAGAATGGAGAAgtatgtgaattaaaaaaaaaaagtctgaatttTGAGCATAGTATTCCAAAGTGAGCAAACGGAGAACAATCTGTTTCAGTATATTGATGGTGAGAAAATGGTCCCCCTATAAGTTCTGcataataaatgtctatttcaaAAAGGAAGCCTAAAGGAAACCTAATGAAGCATCATGTCTTTAAGCATCTACTGTCTTGACAGTAGAGGCTCccctttaattttaataaaatcttTAGTTGGGTCATGCTGTGTCCCATTCGATCTGTGGAGTGCTggactttataaaaaaaaaatatagacaCAGAAAAATACGACAAAAAGTTAGTGTGCTGCTTTTGTCTGGTGATGAATCTTTTAGGAATTGATAATACTGTTTTTCTGATTACATGTCATTTTTTGTTACGGGATTATACATGCTAATGTGTTTTGGGTATAGTTTGCTTGCTTCCTGTCTTGAGTTTCATTTGCAGCTACAATTGAATTTCCAGGGAGCATTTTTTACTCTCTAACCATGTTCCAATATGAAGGAGTGTGTTCTCTt of the Astyanax mexicanus isolate ESR-SI-001 chromosome 10, AstMex3_surface, whole genome shotgun sequence genome contains:
- the znf319b gene encoding zinc finger protein 319, whose translation is MTEAWQQHAVAPPPVVHTIPPGAENALSCAVYGIVLQPDATLQQQQSQQQQQQQQQQQQQQQHHSQQHSQQQHPAQAQQPSLQVGSEGGHKCGACGHDISHLANPHEHQCMVSQDRSFQCTQCLKIFHQATDLLEHQCVQVEQKPFVCGVCKMGFSLLTSLAQHHNAHNSTNPMKCSICEKTYRPGSSGNATPTSSTTNQGQPSNDGASASSSAAVGSSGQPTFESSAPYRPYKCSVCSKGFRHLSELTRHERVHTGEKPFKCETCDKSFSQSSHLAHHQRTHSSERPFKCAVCEKSFKHRSHLVRHMYAHSGEHLFKCNMCELHFKESSELLHHQCQPQGARPFRCATCGKGFKRPSDLRQHERTHSEERPYHCDDCQMSFKQQYALVRHRRTHTASADRPFKCNLCDKGFLQPSHLLYHQHVHGMDNLFKCASCGKGFSQSGELLRHKCGEPSTTPTNPDKPYKCDVCGKAYKKATTLQRHQTTHCNEKPLKCSLCDRRFLSSSEFVQHRCDPSREKPLKCPDCEKRFKYSSEMNRHRRVHTGEKPYKCASCDKCFKQREHLAKHQSVHSRDAQFKCVWCGERFADLGALQEHTVQHTAEGGGYPVPSLIQ